Below is a window of Myroides profundi DNA.
TAACAGTTCCCCTTTCTTATAAGTAGACTTCCTCCTTATATTCTCTTCGAGTTTCTTGAGGTTTGCTAGGGGTTTTCTTCGAGTTTACTAGCCCAAAGCACGTTTTTCAGCAAGAATACTCCTAGAAACCCCCAAGGAATCTCCTAGCATCCTACACCATGATTAAGGCACTACACTCATTAATGGTGTATAAAAAAAATAAAGCATAAGTCAACTCAATAAACTTATGCTTTATAAACAAAACCTAAATAATAAAATCTTTATTACTTATCTGATGTTAATTAACTACGTTAACATCGCTCAAAAAAAAATAACTATGAAATTGTATACTACATCTATACAATAACAAATGCTGTGCCAAAAAAGAAATTTGAACGAATAGAATGATTTTTTATTCATAATTCTACACTATACCTCATCAATTAGTTCACTAAACTTGAGTATTGACAAGGGGTAATACTATTTTTATCACAGATAGTATTCTAGAGTATTTTATTACCTCTATAATGATAATGTTCTTTTTAGAATAAAATTGATACCTACTCTATCCCTTCTATTTAATCCCATTTATGCTCAGATGACAAGGCTAACTTACCTCCTCCTGTAAAGAATAACCCAACAGCAACTAAGGCATAGATACCTAATAACTCTACCTTCCATCCACCGTTATCATTCAAGCTAAAGATATCTGAGCTCTGTACTAATAACATAGCCGTAATACAATTAATTGCAAATACTAAACTGGCTAATCGTGTTCTATATCCTATTAAAATCAGAAGAGGGGCTATCACTTCTCCTACATAGACTCCGTATCCGAAAAAGGCAGGAAGCCCTTTATCCATTAACACACTTTGGATAAACGAAATACCATTAAATAATTTTCCTATTCCGTATAACAACATTGGAAAGCCAATACTAATACGTGTAATTAATAAACCGATGTCTTGATTCTTGTTCATTTCTATTGTATTTTAAAGATTTATTTTTGCAAAAACACCAACGTTTTCTAGGTGTTTCCATGAATTATTAAACTGTTCTAGGTTGACTGCTACACCGAAGCTATATTCCTCATACTTCACCCCTAATCTGATATGTTGGAATCCTCTGGTATATTCTTCTGCATTCACATTACCCACTGCAGATACTCTGAATAGTCCTTTCACCTTATCAGTTAACTGAGGGCTGTATTCAAATAATAAGGATTGTTCTAGTGTAAAACCCGCTTGGTAAGTTGTCCCTACAGCATAAGAGAATAATACCTCCTTACCTGATACCTGATATTGTAACAACATACTGGCAAACTTGCCTGGATTCTTAATACCTACTGAAGTGTTTAAACTAAAATGTTTTGAAAATTGATAAGCTAGCGTATTACGCATAAATAGAATATTGTGCTTATCATTATCATATTCTGTATCGAATAGAATAAGGTTCTGAAGTTTTACCTTATCACTTATCTGATAATTAAATGTATGGGTGTAAAAATAAGAACGGTGCCCTACCATTCCTTCTGGATTATATGAAAATTTCTGAGCTAAAACACCTTGCCCAAAAAACATTATAACAACTGCATAAAAAAAAGCTAATCTCATTTGTCTTCTATCATTATTTATATAGGACAAATGTATTAGCTCGAGACAACGTGCTTCTTAAGATAACTTAAGAAACACCTATACGGTAAAAAAACTGATCTATTATAAGTGCTTTTTCTTTAAATAGCTTAAAAACTCAGGGGTAACACCTAAGTAAGAAGCAATGATATACTGAGGTACACGTTGCTCTATATCTCTATACTCCTTTATAAACTTCTGATAACGAGAGTACACCTCTGTACTGAGATTCTCTAACATACGCTCCTGTAGTGCTACATAAGCGTTCTGGATCTTAATTCTGAAGAAAGTAGATATCTCAGGAACATCTAAATACAGTCGCTCTAAATTAGCCTGACTAATCTGTAAGACCACAGCTGATTCGATAGCCTGAATATACATCTGAGAGTCTTTCTGCGTTAGATAACTATACAGATCATTAATCCACCAATTCTCAATACCAATCTGTAAAGTATGCTCTTGGCTATTCTCGTCTAGATAATAACATCTAGCACTACCCTCTGCTATAAAACGCATATATTTAGAAGGTTGTCCTGGTGTAAGTAGAAACTCCTTTCTCTTTAACTTCACTATTTCTAAACTGTCTAATACTTTATGTACAGCCTGTTCATCTAGTGTAATAGTCTGTCTTAAATGTGCTATAAAAACTTCAAAATACTGCTCCTGCATATTCATTACTCAAAAATAAAAAACAAAGAAACGCTTTTTACAGCAATATAAAAACGATAAAAAAAGCTTTATCTACAACAAAACATATCACATTTCAAACAATATCATTTTATAATGAAGCTTAACAAACACTCCTGTTTTGTATTCTAAAAAGCTTTATTACTTTTAGGGTAAGACAATCAAAGGTTAGAAGGTCTTAATCTATAATTACTACTATTAACAACACAATCAACTACTTTTTATCAATGAAAAAGGGACTATCGCTTGATAGTCCCTTTTTTAATTTATCTATAATAGATTCTAAAAAATAGTCTTTATTACTACTTATGATGCAGCTACTACTTTAAGTCCAATAATAGACCCTATCAAAGTAGCGATAAAAAACATCCTCCAAAAAGTAGCAGGATCTTTAAATACAAATATTCCTACTAATACTGTTCCTACAGCACCTATACCAGTCCATACTGCATAAGCTGTTCCTAGTGGTAAGGATTGTGTCGCCTTTACAAGAGCTGCCATACTACAAACTAAGGCTATCAAAAAAGCGGCATACCATCCTACTGCTTCTGTTCCTGTAGCTCCCTTAGCTTTACCTAAGCAAAAAGTAAAACCTACTTCAAATAATCCACCAATAATTAAAATTATCCAGTTCATTTGTTCTAAAATTTTAAGCGTGCAAAGGTGGATAATATAATTTTATTATTTTTTATCAAATGAAAATAAAATTCTCATTTATTTTTAATATAGCGATTTTATAATCGTTGAGGTTTAGTTGCATTAGTATCAAGAGTTAGTGAATGCTAGAATACTTTGGTTTAAAACAGCATATAATTGTGCTGATAATTCTTTGTATTTCTGCTCTTGAGCATCGTCACTCAGTTGACCTACATCATTCCATGACCCCATACCGCCAAATACATAGGCTCTATCCGCTGCCTCCATTAAGGCTAATGCCTCATCTGTATATCCGCCTTCTACGATCATATCTTTTAGATACGCAGCAGATGATGGTTTCTTATTCTCCAATACGCTCTTCGCTCCTGAGAATATCGCTTCCCAATTAGACAACTCTTCTTGCTTACAGAAGGTTACTAGTTCTTCTAATACAGACGCAAGGGCGATACTCTGTACCGTCACATCATATTTAGTACTAGCCAACTCATGGATAGGAGCAAGTCTATAAATCACATCCCACACTCTATCTGCCCCTAGCTGACGCTTATCTTCATTGACTTCCCACTTGCTATACCAAAATTCTGATCGATCTTCTAAGACAGTCTCTACCATCCATACTCCTCCACCTCCTACAAAGCCTGCTGTCATATACTCAGGGGTATTAGGTTTAGCAAAAGATTGATAGAATAACTTCACTTGCTTCACTCCTCTGAATTTTAAAGAAATAAACCAGTCTATAGGTGCTTGAGTTGTATATTGATTCTTATCTCCTACTACAGGAATATGAAATAACACTTTATTACAATACATAGAGATCTTCTCTCCTTGATTAGAAATCTCTGGTAAACGATCATTTAAATATGCGTTAGAATAACTTACTACACTAACCATCTGAAGTATCGATACATTCATAGCTATAAAATAAAGCCCTAAATTATATAAATATAAAATACGACACAAAAAACTAAATGCCAATATTCTCAAAAATATTGGTTATAAAAGGATACTACTATATGCTAAAAAATGTATATTGCTGGATTAGATTACACTTAATATTATTCATCATGGCTAGTCCGGCTAAAATACCTTATCAGAGTTTTATAAAAATAGATAGAAACTCTACTACTGCAGTGTATATGCAGATAGCAAATCAATTTAGCAATGCTATACAACGCAACTTTATCCCTGAGGGAACTAAACTACCTGGGACTAGAACGATAGCAACATTACTATCTGTAAATAGAAATACAGTAATCGCAGCATTTGAAGAAATAGCAACACAAGGATGGATAGAAATGATCCCTAACAAAGGGTGTTTTGTACTAAGTAAAAAATCTATTCGACCTAAGACCAATACAGATATCGATTATCAAAATATCCAACAATATCCTACTAAACCTGGATACTCTTTTCAAGTCAATAATATACTAGATTCTCCTTATGAGACAAACCACTGTGACTATATGTTTAACGATGGGACAACAGATACTAGAATTAGTCAACTAGGTCAACTCTCTTCTTTCTATAGCGCTAACCTCAAAAGAAAAAGCAATCGAAAAAAACTATACAATATAAAAAGTGAGGATAACTACCCATTCAAAAACAATATGGCTAATTATCTAAACTTATCTAGAGGACTACATATCAGTAAGAATAATATACTGATCACACGTAATACTGAAATGAGTATCTATATAGCCTGTAGGGTATTACTCTCTCCTGGTGATAAAGTGATCGTAGCTAAGCTGAGCTACTACTCTAGTAATATGACATTTCAAGAAACTGGAGCTCATGTATTAACGGTACCTGTAGATGAGCAGGGCATAGATGTACAAGCGGTAGAAGAAATGTGTAAATCACATACTATCCGTATGCTGTATCTAACACCTCATCACCACTACCCTACTACTGTAACCTTAAGTGCACAGCGCAGAGTAAAACTACTTAACTTAGCACGTAAGTATGGCTTTATCATCCTAGAAGATGACTATGATTATGATTTTCATTATGATAAAAGCCCTGTATTACCACTAGCGAGTGTAGACTCAGATGGCATGGTAGTATACATTGGGTCATTTGGCAAATCATTAGCGCCCACTTTTGAGCATGGGTTTATTGTAGCACCAGAAAGTGTCCTAATAGAAATGCAGAAGTTTCTAAGATTATTAGATCCTAGAGGAGACATCATCATGGAACAGGTATTAAATGAATTAATAGAAGAAGGCGAAATCTTTAGATATCTAAAAAAAGCTTCTAAAATATATAAAGAAAGACGGGACTCGTTCGCTGAGTTATTACAACAGTTTTTTAATGATGATATTCATTTTACAGTACCTGCTGGTGGATTAGCTATCTGGACAGAATGGAATATACCCATCAACCTAATGCAACTCCATAAACAATGCGCTAAGAATAACCTTTACCTGCCTAAAACGCTACTCTATCAAGATAGAAAACTAACAGGTATGAGATTAGGATTCGGGCACTTAACAAAAGATGAGATGGAAGTAAACCTAGATATTCTATATCGTTCTATACATACACTAAAATCTTCTAAATAGAATTCAATTCATGTTAATTAAATAATCAACATTTAATTATTATTACTATATTTGTTTATTATCCTCAATTTTTAACATTTAAAATGAAAACATTTAAGACTTGTATTTTTATAACATTATGCGCAGTTACGTTCATGAGATGTAAAAAGGAAGAGAGTTTTAAGCTTCCTGAGATGTCAGAACAAGAAAAGGTATTGAGTAAAGCAGTTATTGGTGATTGGACAGAGTTCTCTCCTTTTAATGAAAAAAAGCCTAAAAGTTTTTCTTTAAAAGAGAATGGAGACGCTACATCTGTGAATATGGTTAATAATGAATATAAAAACTGGTGGGTACAGAATCACGAGCTTTTAGTTCTTTCTAATAAGGACACACTACACTTTACAATAAAAGCGACTAATGAGAATATCATTGTTTTAGAAAAAAATAATCAAGATTTTACTTATAAAAGAGTAGGTACTAACTAGATAATATAAGTTCAATATAAAAGACAAGAGCGAAATGTAGGTGTACATTTCGCTCTTGTCTTTATATAATGATTCATTACCAAATCGGAATCTTATGCATATAAGCGAGTTGGAATAATTTATCTTCTATTGCATCACTGCTAATATATCCTTTATACTTAGGAGAGCTCATTTCTTTATAGATGCGCTTAGCCTGTCCTGTTAGCCCTTCTTGCTTTATAAAGTTGTTAAAGCCTAAACAGTTCTCTTCATAAGAAGCAAAACAGGTCATAAAATCAATAGGATAGACAAACTGTTTAGGAGACATATTTACATTAAATCTCCATCCTTGTTCTATCGTATAAGCGATCAATGAGTCTTTATTTCTAAATTGTTCAAATATAGGATTGACATAACTCACTAAAAGTTCTCTGAAAACTACTATTTGTTCGTCGATATTCTTTGGGGTAATTTCCCAACTAAACTTATTAGACATCACAGGGATAATATCATGAAGATAGGATATAAAGACAGTGTCTACTGCTAGATCTCTACTTCTATACTTTTGTAACCTCCACTCTTTTAGCTGTTCTGATAATACCATAATGAGGCATGATAGCTGTACACTGGCCTTTACATCACTCTGAGTCGCATGGAACTTCAACACCAATTCAAAGCCTGTGTCCTCTAGCTTTTGTTTGAGCACTAGACCTTTCTGAGTAGCTATAAACCCCTTATCTAGATAGGGAGCACTGATACCATGGACGAATTGTAAAAAAACTTGTTTCCCTGACATAAAAACAGTTTTAGGTTTGTGTATTATTCTCTTACCAATTCAATACAATTAGCATTATCTTCTTTGTTTTCATGTTCTAGTTTATAGATTAAGGCTTCCATCTTTCTATAGAAATTAAAATAAGAAGCAAACACAAATAAAGTAAGTAACGATAGTGCATTAATGATTATCCCTAGTTCGATAATATACATAACATCTATTCTCGTAGCCATACTATACTGATATATACGCAACAAATAGATCAATAAGAAACTAATCCAAATCAATAAAATCCAATAAGACCTAAACTTCTGCAATCTCGTAGTCGTATTCTTATGTATATACGATACCGCACTGATCGTCATCTTGTTTAATAAACGATACGGCATCACTAGATTAAAAACAGGTATTAACCATCCAAAGACTACCCAATATTTAGAATCATGAAGACGAGTGTCTAAAGACTGCATATTCACATAAGCTCTATAAAACCATACAATAAATACAATAAGAAAAAAGGCACCTGCTACAATATTCAATATCGTTACGATGAAATTTATAGTTTCAAATCTTACTAGGTCCTTATTGATATACTGTACTCCTAGATTCGCTTTAGTATATATATTGTGCTGAATAAGCAAACAGTTCAAGCTTGCTACAGATGATATAATCAATAACTTAAT
It encodes the following:
- a CDS encoding Crp/Fnr family transcriptional regulator; protein product: MNMQEQYFEVFIAHLRQTITLDEQAVHKVLDSLEIVKLKRKEFLLTPGQPSKYMRFIAEGSARCYYLDENSQEHTLQIGIENWWINDLYSYLTQKDSQMYIQAIESAVVLQISQANLERLYLDVPEISTFFRIKIQNAYVALQERMLENLSTEVYSRYQKFIKEYRDIEQRVPQYIIASYLGVTPEFLSYLKKKHL
- a CDS encoding DUF4328 domain-containing protein, with protein sequence MLLSNVSRGDALMVAIKLLIISSVASLNCLLIQHNIYTKANLGVQYINKDLVRFETINFIVTILNIVAGAFFLIVFIVWFYRAYVNMQSLDTRLHDSKYWVVFGWLIPVFNLVMPYRLLNKMTISAVSYIHKNTTTRLQKFRSYWILLIWISFLLIYLLRIYQYSMATRIDVMYIIELGIIINALSLLTLFVFASYFNFYRKMEALIYKLEHENKEDNANCIELVRE
- a CDS encoding PLP-dependent aminotransferase family protein, which gives rise to MASPAKIPYQSFIKIDRNSTTAVYMQIANQFSNAIQRNFIPEGTKLPGTRTIATLLSVNRNTVIAAFEEIATQGWIEMIPNKGCFVLSKKSIRPKTNTDIDYQNIQQYPTKPGYSFQVNNILDSPYETNHCDYMFNDGTTDTRISQLGQLSSFYSANLKRKSNRKKLYNIKSEDNYPFKNNMANYLNLSRGLHISKNNILITRNTEMSIYIACRVLLSPGDKVIVAKLSYYSSNMTFQETGAHVLTVPVDEQGIDVQAVEEMCKSHTIRMLYLTPHHHYPTTVTLSAQRRVKLLNLARKYGFIILEDDYDYDFHYDKSPVLPLASVDSDGMVVYIGSFGKSLAPTFEHGFIVAPESVLIEMQKFLRLLDPRGDIIMEQVLNELIEEGEIFRYLKKASKIYKERRDSFAELLQQFFNDDIHFTVPAGGLAIWTEWNIPINLMQLHKQCAKNNLYLPKTLLYQDRKLTGMRLGFGHLTKDEMEVNLDILYRSIHTLKSSK
- a CDS encoding DMT family transporter, coding for MNWIILIIGGLFEVGFTFCLGKAKGATGTEAVGWYAAFLIALVCSMAALVKATQSLPLGTAYAVWTGIGAVGTVLVGIFVFKDPATFWRMFFIATLIGSIIGLKVVAAS
- a CDS encoding DoxX family protein produces the protein MNKNQDIGLLITRISIGFPMLLYGIGKLFNGISFIQSVLMDKGLPAFFGYGVYVGEVIAPLLILIGYRTRLASLVFAINCITAMLLVQSSDIFSLNDNGGWKVELLGIYALVAVGLFFTGGGKLALSSEHKWD
- a CDS encoding lipocalin family protein, whose protein sequence is MRCKKEESFKLPEMSEQEKVLSKAVIGDWTEFSPFNEKKPKSFSLKENGDATSVNMVNNEYKNWWVQNHELLVLSNKDTLHFTIKATNENIIVLEKNNQDFTYKRVGTN